CCAGGCGATAGTGTTGAAGTGGCTTTTGCACTGCTTGCGGGGGACAATTTAGCTGACCTGAAAACCAGCGCGAATAATGCTCAAATAAAGTATGATCTGTTGACCGCCGCCCCTGATTTGAGATCAATAAAGGAATATAACTTGCGGTCATATCCTACCCCTGCTTCGGGTACTACAACTATTGACATTAATTTGCCAAAGGCCGGGCGTGTGGAACTTAAATTGTATAATATGATCGGTCAGGATATCGCCACTATCGCAGCAGGTGAATTTACATCGGGCAAACACCAGTTCAATTTAGATGTTTCCAGGCTTAACAGCGGGGTTTATTATTACCAGCTTATTGCAGGCGACACTAAAATTGTACGTAAAATGGTGGTATCAAAGTAAGATAAACCATAATATTTAATGCAGGCGCCCAAAATCAGTTGAGCGCCTTTTTTACCGGATATCGTTTAACCCTATACAGGAGGTTTTGCAGCTTGCTCAAAAATCATTACGTTTGCGTATAAATAACAAAACTGATCATGGATTTAAGCGGTATTATTTCGATTGCAGGAATGAGCGGGCTATACAAAGTAGTTGCTCAAACAAAAAACGGGTTGATCGTTGAATCGATCGTTGAAAAAAAACGGGTTCCCACTTATTCTACCCAGCGTATAAGCGCATTGGAAGATATCAGCATTTTTACCACAGGTGAAGATATGCCCCTTAAAGATGTCCTGAAAAAAATTTCGGATAAATTAACAGGAGGATTTGCCCTTGATCATAAAGCGGCTGATGACGCATTGAAAGCTTTTTTTGCTGAGGCTGTGCCCGAATATGACAAAGAGAGGGTATATATTTCCGATATCCGAAAAGTGATTAATTGGTACAATGTTCTTCAAAAGAATGATCTTCTTAAAGAAAAGGCAAATAGCAATGATGCTGATCCCGAAAAAACAAAAGTAAAAATTGCAGCCGAGGAAAAAGCGAAAACATACAGCAAACCTGTAGTTAAAGACTCTATGTCCAAACCCCTGAAAACGGCAGCACCAAAGAAAACCCAAACCACAAGAAAAACCGGTGCCGCATAGCCCGTTTTCGTACCGCTATTTATCTATAGATGAATCACCCGGACACAGTCCCTATCAAACTCAGGCGCCAGTTACTGCCTCAGCAATTCAAGGTTGAAACCTGGGAACAACTTGCACCTTATTTTAAAGAGTTAAAAGAACGACCTGTTCATGCTGTTGACGAACTCGAAAAATGGCTGTTGGACCTCAGTGAAATCACAGCCATCCTGAGTGAAGAGAGAGCCTGGCGTTATATCCGTATGACCTGCGATACAGCAAATAAAAAATACAGGGAAGCCTACACCTTTTTCTGTGAAGAAATATCGCCTCACATTGAATTATATTCCGATTCATTTAATAAAAAGCTGATGGATTCCCCCTACCGGGATCAGTTGGATAAAGAGAAGTACAGGATATATTTAAGAGACGTTCAAAACGACCTGGAATTATTCCGGGAACGAAACATCCCCCTATATACCCAGCTTGACATTGAAGAACAAAAGTATGCTGCATGGTCGGGTGAGATGACAATTAACTTTGACGGGAAAGAACTCACTTTACAACAAGCAGTAGTTCACTTAAAGAACAATGACCGTCCAAAGCGCGAAAGAGTATACTTGCTTATACATCAGCGAAGGATGCAGGATCGCGAAAGGATGGATGAATTATTTAACGGGCTTATAAAACTGCGGCAGCAGATAGCAACGAATACCGGCTTTGACAACTTCCGCGATTATATGTTCAAAGCGATGGGGCGCTTTGATTATACCATACAGGATTGTTTCGGCTTTCATGATGTCATCAGAACCGAGGTAGTTCCTTTGATCGCTCAGATGGACGAACAACGCAAGAGAAAACTGAACCTTAACAGCCTCCGTCCATGGGACCTGGACGTGGATCCCGGGCAGTTGGAACCTCTTCATCCGTTCAATGACGCTGCAGACCTGATAAACAAGTCCATTCAATGTTTTTATAAAGTGCGCCCGTTTTACGGCCAATGTCTTGAAACAATGAAAGACCTCGGCCGGCTTGACCTGGATTCACGCAAAGGCAAGGCTCCAGGCGGTTACAACTATTCGCTGAACGAAACAGGTGTGCCTTTTATTTTTATGAACGCGGCCGGCGTTCACCGTGACCTGGTAACAATGGTACACGAAGGCGGCCATGCGATACATGCATTTTTAACCAATCACCTCGAACTTAACTCATTTAAAGATTATCCGTCCGAAGTGGCCGAACTCGCTTCCATGTCTATGGAACTTATATCGATGGAACACTGGGATGTTTTCTTTAACAATGTGAATGATTTAAAACGTGCCCGCAGGGAACAGCTTGAAAAGGTTATCCGCATGCTCCCCTGGATAGCTGTAGTTGACAAGTTTCAACATTGGATATATACAAACAAAGATCATACAACGGAGGAGCGCACAGCTGCCTGGGAGTCCTTACTTAAGGACATGAGCAGCTCCGTAGTTGACTGGACCGGCATTGAAGAATATCGCGCGCACAGTTGGAAAGCGCAACTGCATATATTTGATTCGCCCTTCTATTATATTGAATATGGCATGGCACAATTGGGTGCGGTAGCTATGTGGAAAAATTACAAAACCAACCCTGAGAAAGCCCTTGATGGCTATGAAGCGGCTTTAAAACTAGGTTATACCCGGTCAATACCTGAAATTTACGCGGCCGCGGGGATCAAATTCGATTTCTCAAAACAATATGTACACGAGCTGCTTGAATTTGTGAAGCAGGAACTCAAAAATTATACAGAGTAGAATTTTACAATCCCGTTCAACAAACAGCTATTTCTATGATCAGACGTCCTCAACCCGCCGATCATCCGGCCTATTACGAAGCTTATATAAAACTGGTGAAAGAAGATGATGCATTAAAAGCCCTTGACAATGGTATATTTAAAATGCCTGCTCTTTTATCCGAAATTGATGAAGAAAAAGAAGACTACGCGTATGCACCTGGCAAATGGACCATTAAAGAAGTAATAGGACACATTATTGATACCGAACGCATAATGGCCTACCGTGCGCTTTGCTTTGCACGTGACGATGCCCAGGAGCTGCCAGGTTTTGATGAGAACAACTATGTGAAAAATGCCAACTTTTCAAAACAACGGCTCATTGACATGGGACATGAGTTCAGTGTGCTGCGTAAATCAAACATCTATCTTTTCAAAAGTTTTGATGAAGGTGAGCTAGACAGGAAAGGTATCGCGAATAAAAACAAAATGAATGTACGTTCTCTCATCTACGTTATTGCCGGCCACCAATTGCATCACATGAATGTAATCAGGGAGAGGTATTTAGAATAAGGTGGATATTCTGTTCACGCTAATAAAAAAAGGATAAGAGTTGTTCTTATCCTTTTCATCCAAAAAAAACACTATTTACTCTATTATCAGTTTCTGATTATATATCTGTTCGGCTGAACAAAACTTTATTAAATATATACCCTTACTGAGCCCTGTTGCCTGAACAGGTAATGTACTCATCTTTTTAACCGAATTGTTATAAACCAAATGCCCGGCAAGGTCATAGATCTCAAGTATTCCGGAAGTTTCCTTGCTGAACTCCATTGTAAAGAATCCCCTGGCCGGGTTTGGGTAAATACTGAACAGATCGTTGCTTAAATGATCGTAAACACCAGTACTGTTGGCTACCTGAAAAGTTGGCCCTTTTACAAATATTGAATCATACTTATCGCAACACATAAAATAACTATCGTAGGTACCAATGGCCAAACTATTAGAAAATGTTTTTGTCCCGTTACCGGAATTAGGAACATAGTTCCAGGTTTCATAATTAGCCCCCTGGGGCGTAATCCCTTGGTTGTATATACCGATCCAGTCTGTTGTGGATACCGCATTTGTATAGGTAAATACAATCTGTACACCCGGAGCATAAACCGATTTGTCGCATGTAAGCGTTTTCTGAGCCGTTGCACTCAAAAAAGGGGAGGTCAGCAATAAGCTAAATAGTAGATTTTTTTTCATTTGTAGCTGGTTTTATGTGTTCAAATACCGATAACAAGGCATATTGTTTCTATTTGCTCTAACGTTATCTAAAACAAATATAATCTGTTTGCTTGAATGAAGCAACCTCAGTAAAATAGTATTGCGGGGTATTTATAAAAAAACAGGTGTTTCAGAAATCACCTTTTTCTTACCTGCTGTTGGCGTTGCTTAGCCATTTCCTCAAGGCGTTTCTGGAAACTGCTTTGCTTAACAGGCTTACGCTTATTCTCCTGTATTTTAGCATGCAGTGCTTTTTCATCAACAAATTTGCGCATCACATACGTTTGTCCGAAAGTGATCATGTTGGCCAGAAAGTAATAATAACTTAAGCCTGCGGAATAATTATTGAACACCCCTAAGAAAATAACCGGCATGGCATACATCATAAATTTCATTCCGGGCATTTGTTCAGTTGAACCCATCAACTGGCTGTTGGAGTATGTATAGAGTATTGTAGATACCGTCATGAGCAATGTAAATAAACTAACGTGATCGCCATAAAATGGTATTTTGAAAGCAAGATCATATATAGAGTCGTAAGTTGAAAGATCGGTGGCCCATAAAAAACTTTGCTGGCGCAATTCGATCGCGGATGGAAAAAAGCTGAAAAGAGCTGCCAGGATAGGCAACTGAAGAAGCACAGGTATGCAGCCTGCCAAAGGGTTCACCCCTGCCTGTTTATATAAAGTCATGGTAGCCTGCTGCTTTTTCATGGGATCGTCCGTTCCGAATTTTTTATTTATCTCATCTATCTCCGGTTTAAGTATCCGCATCTTGGCAGATGACAGGTATGTCTTGAAAGCGATAGGGAACAAAATTATTTTAATGAAAATGGTAAGCAGCAAAATAATGATCCCGTAGTTCATGTTAAACTGACTCAGGAAATTAAAAGTTGGGATAACGATCCATTTATTCACAAACGCGAAAATGCTCCAGCCCAGGTAAATTTGCTTCTCCAGGTCATGGCCATAGCTTTTAAGGGTTTTATAATGATTAGGACCAAAATAAAACTGCATATCAAAACCTTCAGCGGGCATATGGTTGAATGGAATACTCAGGTCGGCTGTGAAGGTTTTTATCCGGGTAGTTGATGCAGCGTCACCAAGTGTTTCAATATCTGTTGGCTTTTCAAACCCCTTTTCAGCCATCAGCACCGAGGTGAAAAATTGCTGCTTGAAACCCACCCACTCTATCTTTGCCTCAAGTGATTTCTTCTCATCCGCAGTCTGGTTAATATAATCCACTTCATCATCAAGGTATTTAAAGTAAATGGTAGATGCATTCCGTTGCGTTTCAGGGTCTTTTTCCTGCGAAGGTGTTTTCATACTCCACTTCAGGTTGACTTCTGAAGCATTCGCGGCCACAATGTCATTCATACCTTTAAAATTCACATCATACTTTAACAGGTAACTATTTCCTTTCAGGCTATATACATACTCAATGTATTTCAACTTATCATCCGAATACAGCCTCAGCACAAGCGAACCGGAGTCCCGCCCGCTTACAATTACCGGCTTTGTTTCAGGGGTAAAATAAAAATCGTTCGTCGAAAAGAGATGAGAGTTCGCTGTATTAAATTCCAGTGCCTGGATAGTAGAGTCTTCCGTGAAAAGCACAAGCGGCTTACCTGCAGAGGTTTTATACTTCTTTAAAACCACACTCGCAACATATCCACCATGTGTTGATACTGTGGCCTTCAATAATTCATTCTCTATTGTCAGTTCCTTTTTTTCGCCCTGAGAAGCAGCTGCAAAAACGCCGTAGCGTTGTTTGATCTGAAGAGCTTCTAAAGAATCGGGGTTGATTACGACACTGTCTACAGTTGCCATACTGATCGTAGCAGGGGCTAAAGTCTTTATAGAATCCTTACCGGAAGCTATCTTTGCAGCCAGGTCTTTTTGCCTAGCCTCTTCCTTACTCTGCACAAGTTCAATTGAATCGCGTAATTTTTTCTGGCGTTCAAGCTCTTCTTTTGATGGCTGGCTCATAAGCATCCAACCCAGCATTATTCCAGTAATAAGTACCAGCCCAATAATCGAATTTCTATCCATTGTATTATTCTAAATTTCTTTTACCTGTTTTCAAAACCGCATTCCACCCTTAACAACGAACAGCTAAACGGTATATTCCTTGGTTGGCAAAGATACTTGTTTATACTAAATGCCATCGGGTCGATTAAAATATTAATACGACAGGCCGGGGTTGCCTTATTGCTATGAATTCCATAAATAAATGCAGAGCTAGTGTACCAGTGAAGCCACATGAACAGCGGCCTTTACAAAGTTCACGAACAAAGGATGGGGATTCTCAACAGTACTTTTGTATTCAGGATGGAACTGCACACCCACAAACCACGGGTGGTCTTTTAATTCAACGATTTCAACTAAACCCGCATTGGGATTGATACCACTGGCTACCATACCTGCCCGTTCAAAATCACCCAAATATTCATTGTTAAATTCGTAACGGTGACGATGGCGTTCTGATATCTCAGCGGTTTTGTATGCCTCGAGAACTTTCGTGCCCTCAATTATTTTGCAGGTATAGGCTCCAAGGCGCATTGTGCCGCCTTTATTGGTTATCTTTTTCTGCGCTTCCAACAGGTCTATAACCGGGTGAGCTGTTTCGGGATTCATTTCCGTAGAGTGAGCACCTTTCAAACCCATTACATTACGGGCAAATTCAATGACGGCGCATTGCATTCCCAGGCAAATACCTAAAAACGGGATTTTATTTTCACGGGCAAATTTAATAGCATTGATCTTTCCCTCAATACCACGGTTGCCAAAGCCGGGAGCAACAAGAATGCCTGTTAATCCGTTAAGTTTGGAACCTACATTTTCCTCAGTAATTGTTTCGGAATGTATCCATTCCAATTTCACTTTACACTCATTGGCCACACCGGCATGAATAAAAGACTCGGCAATTGATTTATACGAATCTTTCAGTTCAATATACTTTCCAACCAAACCTATACGCACCTCTGTTTTAGGGGTTTTAAGAGCGGCGAGGAAATGTTTCCAGCTTTCTAATTTAGCTTCTCCTTTAACAGGAAGACCCAGCTTTTCGAGCACAACAATATCCAGCTTTTCGGCTTCCATGAACAATGGAACTTCATAAATTGTGCTGGCATCAATGGCTTCAATAACAGCGCGAGCTTCCACATTACAGAAAAGGGCGATCTTATTTTTTAGCTCTTTGCTTATTTTATGTTCGGCGCGACACACCAGGATATCGGGCTGAACCCCATATTCAAGCATTAACTTAACTGAATGCTGAGTAGGTTTTGTTTTTAATTCACCTGTGGTTGACAGGTATGGAATAAGTGTAAGATGAATAACTATGCAATCTTTTCCAAGCTCCCATTTTAACTGACGGATCGCCTCTATATAAGGAAGCGATTCAATGTCGCCGACTGTGCCACCTATTTCGGTGATGACTATTTCATACTTCCCTGTTTTCCCTAAAGCGCGGATACGGTCCTTGATCTCATCGGTAATATGCGGAATGACCTGTACTGTTTTTCCTAAAAAGTCACCGCGTCTTTCTTTTTCAATTACTGTCTGGTATATTTTACCTGTTGTAACATTATTTGCCTGTGATGTAGGCGTATTTAAAAACCGCTCATAATGTCCGAGATCAAGATCTGTCTCTGCCCCATCATCTGTAACAAAGCACTCGCCGTGCTCATAGGGATTGAGGGTTCCCGGATCAACATTTATGTAAGGATCAAGCTTTTGTATAGTCACAGTGTGGCCGCGTGCCTGGAGTAATTTTGCCAGCGAAGCCGACACAATTCCTTTACCTAAAGAGGATGTCACACCACCTGTTACAAAAATGTATTTGGTGCCTGCTGACATAGTAGAAATAAGTTTAAAGGAGTTTCACAAAAATACGAATATTTTTGGGGGACTGTAATAAAAATACAGGGGGTTTTACCGGCAGCTAAATAGTTTATTATCAACAAACTAAGCAGCCATGTTAATATTTGCCCAATATTTGAAGCTGCTCTACCCTTCAGTATTATACCGATCCGGTGATCGTCTCCAGCAATTGCTTCAGTTCGGGATACACATCAAACTCGTTACTTCTCAAGGCTAATTCATCTTGTATTTTCTGTTTATCCTTTACAGAAAAAGAGCGAAGTCGATTTCCCTGTCTGGAAAATCGACTTCTGCACATACAGCTTCTTGGTCCAAAAAATAAGTGAGGACTTCAGACACTTTAATTCAAAATAAGTCTGCTACTATTGGTAATAACAACTTCATGCACAAATAATACCGATGTGATATCTGTAATGGTCCAATTTCATTGGCCCAAACAGCTATCCGATCGGCATTATACCAATATTGATTGGACTAAAAGTTAAATCAAATTGGTATAATATTCTGCCCTATAAGCCAGAAAAATTA
The DNA window shown above is from Bacteroidota bacterium and carries:
- a CDS encoding DUF5606 domain-containing protein produces the protein MDLSGIISIAGMSGLYKVVAQTKNGLIVESIVEKKRVPTYSTQRISALEDISIFTTGEDMPLKDVLKKISDKLTGGFALDHKAADDALKAFFAEAVPEYDKERVYISDIRKVINWYNVLQKNDLLKEKANSNDADPEKTKVKIAAEEKAKTYSKPVVKDSMSKPLKTAAPKKTQTTRKTGAA
- a CDS encoding M3 family oligoendopeptidase, producing the protein MNHPDTVPIKLRRQLLPQQFKVETWEQLAPYFKELKERPVHAVDELEKWLLDLSEITAILSEERAWRYIRMTCDTANKKYREAYTFFCEEISPHIELYSDSFNKKLMDSPYRDQLDKEKYRIYLRDVQNDLELFRERNIPLYTQLDIEEQKYAAWSGEMTINFDGKELTLQQAVVHLKNNDRPKRERVYLLIHQRRMQDRERMDELFNGLIKLRQQIATNTGFDNFRDYMFKAMGRFDYTIQDCFGFHDVIRTEVVPLIAQMDEQRKRKLNLNSLRPWDLDVDPGQLEPLHPFNDAADLINKSIQCFYKVRPFYGQCLETMKDLGRLDLDSRKGKAPGGYNYSLNETGVPFIFMNAAGVHRDLVTMVHEGGHAIHAFLTNHLELNSFKDYPSEVAELASMSMELISMEHWDVFFNNVNDLKRARREQLEKVIRMLPWIAVVDKFQHWIYTNKDHTTEERTAAWESLLKDMSSSVVDWTGIEEYRAHSWKAQLHIFDSPFYYIEYGMAQLGAVAMWKNYKTNPEKALDGYEAALKLGYTRSIPEIYAAAGIKFDFSKQYVHELLEFVKQELKNYTE
- a CDS encoding DinB family protein, with amino-acid sequence MRRPQPADHPAYYEAYIKLVKEDDALKALDNGIFKMPALLSEIDEEKEDYAYAPGKWTIKEVIGHIIDTERIMAYRALCFARDDAQELPGFDENNYVKNANFSKQRLIDMGHEFSVLRKSNIYLFKSFDEGELDRKGIANKNKMNVRSLIYVIAGHQLHHMNVIRERYLE
- a CDS encoding T9SS type A sorting domain-containing protein yields the protein MKKNLLFSLLLTSPFLSATAQKTLTCDKSVYAPGVQIVFTYTNAVSTTDWIGIYNQGITPQGANYETWNYVPNSGNGTKTFSNSLAIGTYDSYFMCCDKYDSIFVKGPTFQVANSTGVYDHLSNDLFSIYPNPARGFFTMEFSKETSGILEIYDLAGHLVYNNSVKKMSTLPVQATGLSKGIYLIKFCSAEQIYNQKLIIE
- the yidC gene encoding membrane protein insertase YidC, which encodes MDRNSIIGLVLITGIMLGWMLMSQPSKEELERQKKLRDSIELVQSKEEARQKDLAAKIASGKDSIKTLAPATISMATVDSVVINPDSLEALQIKQRYGVFAAASQGEKKELTIENELLKATVSTHGGYVASVVLKKYKTSAGKPLVLFTEDSTIQALEFNTANSHLFSTNDFYFTPETKPVIVSGRDSGSLVLRLYSDDKLKYIEYVYSLKGNSYLLKYDVNFKGMNDIVAANASEVNLKWSMKTPSQEKDPETQRNASTIYFKYLDDEVDYINQTADEKKSLEAKIEWVGFKQQFFTSVLMAEKGFEKPTDIETLGDAASTTRIKTFTADLSIPFNHMPAEGFDMQFYFGPNHYKTLKSYGHDLEKQIYLGWSIFAFVNKWIVIPTFNFLSQFNMNYGIIILLLTIFIKIILFPIAFKTYLSSAKMRILKPEIDEINKKFGTDDPMKKQQATMTLYKQAGVNPLAGCIPVLLQLPILAALFSFFPSAIELRQQSFLWATDLSTYDSIYDLAFKIPFYGDHVSLFTLLMTVSTILYTYSNSQLMGSTEQMPGMKFMMYAMPVIFLGVFNNYSAGLSYYYFLANMITFGQTYVMRKFVDEKALHAKIQENKRKPVKQSSFQKRLEEMAKQRQQQVRKR
- a CDS encoding CTP synthase translates to MSAGTKYIFVTGGVTSSLGKGIVSASLAKLLQARGHTVTIQKLDPYINVDPGTLNPYEHGECFVTDDGAETDLDLGHYERFLNTPTSQANNVTTGKIYQTVIEKERRGDFLGKTVQVIPHITDEIKDRIRALGKTGKYEIVITEIGGTVGDIESLPYIEAIRQLKWELGKDCIVIHLTLIPYLSTTGELKTKPTQHSVKLMLEYGVQPDILVCRAEHKISKELKNKIALFCNVEARAVIEAIDASTIYEVPLFMEAEKLDIVVLEKLGLPVKGEAKLESWKHFLAALKTPKTEVRIGLVGKYIELKDSYKSIAESFIHAGVANECKVKLEWIHSETITEENVGSKLNGLTGILVAPGFGNRGIEGKINAIKFARENKIPFLGICLGMQCAVIEFARNVMGLKGAHSTEMNPETAHPVIDLLEAQKKITNKGGTMRLGAYTCKIIEGTKVLEAYKTAEISERHRHRYEFNNEYLGDFERAGMVASGINPNAGLVEIVELKDHPWFVGVQFHPEYKSTVENPHPLFVNFVKAAVHVASLVH